From Seriola aureovittata isolate HTS-2021-v1 ecotype China chromosome 20, ASM2101889v1, whole genome shotgun sequence, a single genomic window includes:
- the ccl34b.4 gene encoding chemokine (C-C motif) ligand 34b, duplicate 4, translating to MSMRILSVALLLLLPLCLCTPGSRFPHRGRVPLCCTEVSSTDLSADVSGTPTTQHAHGPCVKALIFRTSKGKVCVDPDAKWTKKFL from the exons ATGTCCATGAGGATCCTGTCCgtcgctctcctcctcctcctccccctgtgtctgtgtacaCCAG gGTCGAGGTTCCCACACCGAGGACGAGTCCCTCTGTGCTGCACTGAGGTCTCCTCTACTGATCTCAGTGCAGATGTATCTGGGACGCCCACCACACAACACGCCCACGGACCATGTGTGAAGGCGTTGAT TTTCCGCACAAGCAAGGGAAAAGTCTGTGTTGACCCTGACGCTAAATGGACCAAGAAAT TCCTGTGA